One Campylobacter pinnipediorum subsp. caledonicus genomic window carries:
- a CDS encoding ribonuclease J produces MSENNEAKVLTNDSKDNKKKRFNHKKPKQKVDENGVTQNKQEKKPTNNKAKNPNTNTNKQENSTNTNSEKAPKKKRIRKNLPAKLNGNEPWQQDIAQAMQANRAAHELILEPLKYLHSNEHKIRITPLGGLGEIGGNMTVFETENSAIIVDIGMSFPNEGMHGVDILIPDFDYIRKIKDKIAGIIITHAHEDHIGAVPYFFKEFKFPIYATPLPLGMINNKFEEHGLKSERSFFRSVEKRKPYQIGEFEIEWIHMTHSIIDASSLAITTKAGTIIHTGDFKIDHTPIDGYPADLGRLAYYGERGVLCLMSDSTNSYKEGFTKSESSVGKTFDAIFSKAKGRVIMSTFSSNIHRVYQAISWGLKYNRKVCVIGRSMERNLFTAMELGYIKLDKKIFIDANEVAKYKDSDVLIVTTGSQGETMSALYRMATDEHKYIKIKPTDQIIISSKAIPGNESSVSKVLNFLIKSGANVAYQDFSEIHVSGHAAQEEQKLMLRLVKPKFFLPVHGEYNHIAKHKETAIACGVNEKNIYLMSDGDQMEVSYKHLKRVRTVKTGKMFIDNQINKQIADDVVIDRQKLAESGVVMIIAQISSHNQKLIGKPRVISYGLVANKQDAEFSKEMQEILIQFLSNVKEELLKDNRMLESQIRQVIRKHIFRKVKKYPTIVPIIYIM; encoded by the coding sequence ATGAGCGAAAACAATGAAGCTAAAGTTCTAACTAACGATAGCAAGGACAACAAAAAAAAGAGATTTAACCATAAAAAACCTAAACAAAAAGTAGATGAAAATGGTGTAACTCAAAACAAACAAGAGAAAAAACCAACAAACAACAAAGCAAAAAATCCTAACACTAACACAAACAAACAAGAAAACAGCACAAACACTAACAGCGAAAAAGCACCTAAGAAAAAAAGAATACGTAAGAATTTACCCGCCAAACTAAACGGTAATGAACCTTGGCAACAAGATATAGCGCAGGCTATGCAAGCAAACAGGGCTGCACATGAGCTTATACTTGAGCCACTAAAGTATCTACACTCTAACGAACACAAAATACGCATAACTCCACTTGGTGGACTTGGTGAGATAGGCGGAAATATGACTGTGTTTGAGACTGAAAACTCAGCTATCATAGTAGATATAGGGATGAGCTTTCCAAATGAAGGTATGCACGGGGTTGATATACTTATACCTGATTTTGACTATATAAGAAAGATAAAGGATAAAATCGCTGGTATCATTATCACTCACGCACACGAAGATCATATAGGAGCTGTGCCGTATTTTTTCAAAGAGTTTAAATTTCCTATATATGCTACTCCACTTCCACTTGGTATGATAAATAATAAATTTGAAGAACACGGGCTAAAAAGCGAAAGGTCGTTTTTCCGTTCAGTGGAAAAAAGAAAACCATATCAAATAGGCGAGTTTGAGATAGAGTGGATACACATGACACACTCTATCATAGATGCCTCATCACTTGCTATAACAACAAAGGCTGGAACGATAATACACACAGGGGATTTTAAGATAGACCATACTCCTATAGATGGCTATCCTGCGGATCTTGGTCGCTTAGCGTATTATGGTGAGCGCGGTGTTTTATGTCTTATGAGTGATAGTACAAATAGCTATAAAGAGGGCTTTACAAAGTCTGAAAGTAGTGTTGGTAAGACTTTTGATGCGATATTTTCAAAAGCAAAAGGTAGGGTTATAATGAGCACATTTAGCTCAAATATCCACCGTGTTTATCAAGCTATATCTTGGGGACTTAAATACAACAGAAAAGTTTGTGTGATAGGTAGAAGTATGGAAAGAAACCTATTTACTGCAATGGAACTTGGTTATATAAAGCTTGATAAAAAGATATTTATAGATGCAAATGAGGTAGCTAAGTATAAAGATAGCGATGTGCTTATAGTTACTACTGGATCTCAAGGCGAGACTATGAGTGCTTTATATAGAATGGCAACTGATGAGCATAAATACATAAAGATAAAACCAACTGACCAGATAATAATAAGCTCAAAAGCGATACCAGGTAATGAGTCTAGTGTATCAAAGGTATTAAACTTTTTGATAAAGAGCGGAGCAAATGTAGCTTATCAGGACTTTAGTGAAATTCACGTAAGTGGACATGCGGCACAAGAGGAGCAAAAGCTGATGTTAAGGCTTGTAAAACCTAAATTTTTCTTACCTGTTCACGGCGAATACAACCACATAGCAAAACACAAAGAGACAGCGATAGCATGTGGTGTAAATGAGAAAAATATATATCTTATGAGTGATGGCGATCAGATGGAAGTATCATATAAACATCTAAAAAGAGTAAGAACTGTAAAAACCGGAAAGATGTTTATAGATAATCAAATAAACAAACAAATAGCTGATGATGTTGTGATAGACAGACAAAAATTAGCTGAGTCTGGTGTCGTTATGATAATAGCTCAAATTTCAAGTCACAATCAAAAGCTTATAGGAAAGCCTAGGGTTATAAGCTATGGTTTAGTTGCAAATAAGCAAGATGCTGAGTTTAGTAAAGAGATGCAAGAGATATTGATTCAATTTTTAAGCAATGTAAAAGAGGAGCTTTTAAAAGATAATAGAATGCTTGAAAGTCAGATAAGACAAGTGATAAGAAAACATATATTTAGAAAAGTGAAAAAATATCCGACTATCGTTCCAATAATTTATATAATGTAA
- the rsmA gene encoding 16S rRNA (adenine(1518)-N(6)/adenine(1519)-N(6))-dimethyltransferase RsmA — protein sequence MIKAKKHFGQNFLQDASILSQIIQSIPKDNKDIKHIVEIGPGLGDLTFWLLKSDFKVTSYEIDSELIPILLDRFKDKAENGQFRLINKDANLQWCEHKSLSNVPYILVANLPYYVATKMILNALEDQNCISIVAMTQKEVAMKFASSGGEREFSSLGVLANLTGSCELLFDVAPECFDPIPKVVSSVLRIDKKQELLGDNGLFSDTNEYDKFKDFLKACFIAPRKTLFKNLSSKVEKEKLRIVFDELDINQNLRPHESNVALYLKIYEKIKARNERKQ from the coding sequence ATGATAAAAGCTAAGAAACATTTTGGACAGAATTTTTTACAAGATGCAAGTATTTTATCACAGATCATCCAATCGATTCCCAAAGATAACAAAGATATAAAACATATAGTTGAAATTGGGCCTGGCTTAGGTGATTTGACCTTTTGGCTTTTAAAAAGTGATTTTAAAGTAACAAGCTATGAGATAGATAGTGAGCTTATACCTATCTTGCTTGATAGATTTAAAGACAAAGCCGAAAATGGACAATTTAGACTGATAAACAAAGACGCAAATTTACAGTGGTGCGAACATAAAAGTTTAAGCAATGTGCCTTATATATTAGTGGCAAACTTACCCTACTATGTCGCAACCAAGATGATATTAAATGCGTTAGAAGATCAAAACTGTATAAGCATAGTAGCTATGACACAAAAAGAGGTGGCTATGAAGTTTGCTAGCAGTGGAGGAGAGAGGGAATTTAGCTCTCTTGGAGTACTTGCAAATTTAACAGGGTCTTGTGAGCTACTTTTTGATGTAGCTCCTGAGTGCTTTGATCCTATACCAAAAGTTGTTTCATCGGTCCTAAGGATAGACAAAAAGCAAGAGCTTTTAGGAGATAATGGTCTTTTTAGTGATACAAATGAGTATGATAAATTTAAAGACTTTTTAAAAGCTTGTTTTATAGCCCCTAGAAAGACTTTGTTTAAAAATCTAAGTTCAAAAGTAGAAAAAGAAAAACTTCGCATAGTTTTTGATGAACTTGATATAAACCAAAATCTTCGTCCACACGAGTCAAATGTCGCCTTGTATTTAAAAATTTATGAAAAAATAAAGGCAAGAAATGAGCGAAAACAATGA
- a CDS encoding autotransporter outer membrane beta-barrel domain-containing protein has product MKISMIASATIIGVMMTINAYGGSSLDEINNIQNQNQNQIKELEEASKDGFLDKFQKQKQQIEQEKRQAENVKQKAFIKQKIAQTEKIEAEVKKAATEKAKKTAENSKKEAENAKKEAERKVDEIFTQGDKPIKKLNDKIDEAIKTDSTLQDIIKQANKEDLKHITKDEIDSFKDISFDDNTISNLYNVIEDDSAQTNNASQNVEKILILKKIFSMGLIKKNVFTEYNRQFQEANSNPENPVKTNTDNRKLAENFKKIIGEDKNKGLRKLYTIINEIDKNKLTKEFEQVVDAQKELKQKENTLQQKIAQLEKAETEIKKNIEEIKKQSKLEQKAQEEITQKEQEIKQKQEEVEQAEKELEKAQELAEKAKNPEAKAKIIAELDKKLEKAKKDRAEAISSDKNLELNKDEAQTTSSLLSVVNNKEVENLLLNVKAKDIATLAKNINSTLEEVSKEFKDNKTVDTLLSSVGSATNSRLAKLSNPLNDDLALAYAIKNLSDNKFADNADTLSSVVKEYTNRFNYDSNLWGNIMGGKAKLKSQANTNTYGFMLGYDKAFDNMIIGGYAGYTNAKSSSNTLTTKSDNYHFGAYTRMYIDQNEIDAKVSYGKGKNKLDRKVIIDPDFDANGKYNTKFFDASIDYGHIFDTNNNSFMKPMIGLEYSHVSTKGFKETGKVPVSFKGTTVKTLSAKAAVEFRKYIANSNFLYITPGIQKELRKSMKDTELAFVNSTENIKYASKKDKHTFFTLKTGAEMKLTDNLSTNINFGVKAKSESKYYNGTVGLSYKF; this is encoded by the coding sequence ATGAAAATTTCAATGATTGCTAGTGCAACCATTATAGGTGTAATGATGACAATAAATGCTTATGGTGGTTCATCTTTGGATGAAATAAATAATATACAAAACCAAAACCAAAACCAAATTAAAGAATTAGAAGAAGCTAGTAAAGATGGATTTCTTGATAAATTTCAAAAGCAAAAACAACAAATCGAACAAGAAAAACGACAAGCTGAAAATGTAAAACAAAAAGCCTTTATAAAGCAAAAAATTGCTCAAACTGAAAAAATCGAAGCCGAAGTAAAAAAAGCAGCAACTGAAAAAGCAAAAAAAACAGCTGAAAATTCAAAAAAAGAAGCTGAAAATGCAAAAAAAGAAGCTGAACGAAAAGTTGATGAAATTTTTACGCAAGGCGACAAACCTATTAAAAAATTAAATGATAAAATTGATGAAGCTATTAAAACTGATAGTACATTGCAAGATATAATAAAACAAGCAAATAAAGAAGATTTAAAACATATAACAAAAGACGAAATTGATAGTTTTAAAGATATATCATTTGACGATAATACAATTTCAAATTTATATAATGTCATTGAAGATGATAGTGCTCAAACAAATAATGCATCACAAAATGTTGAAAAGATATTGATTTTGAAAAAAATATTTAGTATGGGACTTATCAAAAAAAATGTGTTTACAGAATATAATAGACAATTTCAAGAAGCAAATTCTAACCCAGAAAATCCAGTAAAAACAAATACAGATAATAGAAAATTAGCGGAAAATTTTAAAAAAATCATAGGAGAAGATAAAAATAAAGGCTTAAGAAAGTTATATACTATAATAAATGAAATTGATAAAAATAAACTCACAAAAGAATTTGAACAAGTTGTGGATGCTCAAAAAGAATTAAAACAAAAAGAAAATACTTTACAACAAAAAATTGCTCAATTAGAAAAAGCTGAAACTGAAATTAAAAAAAATATTGAAGAGATAAAAAAACAATCAAAATTAGAACAAAAAGCACAAGAAGAAATCACACAAAAAGAACAAGAAATCAAGCAAAAACAAGAAGAAGTAGAACAAGCCGAAAAAGAACTTGAAAAAGCCCAAGAACTAGCAGAAAAAGCAAAAAACCCAGAAGCAAAAGCTAAAATAATAGCAGAACTAGATAAAAAACTAGAAAAAGCCAAAAAAGATAGAGCAGAAGCTATATCAAGTGATAAAAATTTAGAACTAAACAAAGATGAAGCTCAAACAACATCATCTTTATTATCTGTTGTTAATAATAAAGAGGTTGAAAATTTACTACTTAATGTTAAAGCCAAAGACATAGCTACTTTAGCTAAAAATATAAATAGCACATTAGAAGAAGTTTCAAAAGAGTTTAAAGACAATAAAACAGTAGATACACTTTTATCAAGTGTTGGTTCAGCTACAAACTCAAGACTTGCTAAACTAAGCAATCCATTAAATGATGATTTAGCTTTAGCTTATGCTATAAAAAATCTAAGTGATAATAAATTTGCAGATAATGCAGATACTCTTTCAAGTGTAGTAAAAGAGTATACAAATAGATTTAACTATGACAGCAACCTATGGGGAAATATCATGGGTGGTAAAGCTAAATTAAAATCTCAAGCAAATACAAATACCTATGGATTTATGCTAGGTTATGATAAAGCATTTGATAATATGATAATTGGTGGATATGCTGGATATACTAATGCTAAGTCATCAAGCAATACACTAACAACCAAATCAGATAACTACCACTTTGGTGCTTATACTAGAATGTATATTGATCAAAACGAAATAGATGCTAAAGTATCTTATGGTAAAGGTAAAAACAAACTAGATAGAAAAGTAATTATAGATCCAGACTTTGATGCTAATGGTAAATATAATACTAAATTCTTTGATGCAAGTATTGATTATGGTCATATATTTGATACAAACAACAACTCTTTTATGAAACCAATGATTGGTTTAGAATATAGCCATGTAAGTACTAAAGGCTTTAAAGAAACTGGTAAAGTTCCTGTAAGCTTTAAAGGAACTACTGTAAAAACACTATCAGCTAAAGCAGCAGTAGAGTTTAGAAAATACATAGCAAACAGTAACTTCTTATACATAACTCCAGGTATACAAAAAGAGTTACGTAAAAGTATGAAAGATACAGAGCTAGCATTTGTAAACTCAACAGAAAATATCAAATATGCATCTAAAAAAGATAAGCATACATTCTTTACACTTAAAACAGGTGCAGAGATGAAACTAACTGATAATCTATCTACAAATATAAACTTTGGCGTAAAAGCTAAATCAGAATCAAAATACTACAATGGAACTGTAGGACTTTCTTATAAGTTTTAA
- a CDS encoding autotransporter outer membrane beta-barrel domain-containing protein, protein MKISKIACSTLLGAIIATGAFAADDDHTANKERAAYDAQKQKLDKAQKAEEVFKTELQNLKQYIGDLKNYDPDNHNTGNLPKIHELMEKIHNARVKIRGQISEDNIMYEKNKDYIEYEDGKGNKVTLKQYGGVKIKINNEEKNFALDKEVNNKAGVEDYKTFFADSNKQIVLGLIDGFIKKFHEAVEAREDKVVEREKDYIYELTVDADKYSKQDMDAINSISKDLIREIKETSDALGTNHKFTLYKDNGADNKKDVVITIKNAEHAKALSDAIDTLKTPNGKKIEEVRAAAKVLMNAGVKLKAGQDLSKITDTKQVKDALDIKEFDIVYNSKFNSDKKVKEAVQALTLRDQLFNFNEDSSMTSYFETQMGEKKEELKKALEEKKEEEVKKAQQAFEEAEKTFYDSVSLRANTLIENPKNSLSSAAKDIISSMNDKNLLKNKIIHQNMVSLIKNSLVSFVKANETSIQSATNEIGKVSNLDMVNFSNQLSTQTRLAKLSNPFNEDLALASAINKLSNDKFADNGDSVSSVIKSYTDRFNNDNNIWANVIGAKGKVKDSSNPELHGFSIGYDRAFDNTIVGGYMTLAKSKADSSLINTKASNYQFGLYGRTYIDNSEIDTRVSFGKAKNKIDRYVKSNGNVLTQNGKYDTTYTSLAVDYGYVIDLSDSLFMKPLVGLDYSHSKSKAFKESGDLALSFNGVTSKSLNAKLGLEFRKYVDNGNYLYITPGFEAEVYKDVKDPVARFIGSNKDIKLKADDKKGRFVTLKTGAELKLTDALSTNVNFGVKAKSKQQYFDGTVGLKYKF, encoded by the coding sequence ATGAAAATTTCAAAGATTGCATGTAGCACATTATTAGGTGCTATTATCGCTACAGGTGCTTTTGCTGCTGATGATGATCATACTGCTAATAAAGAAAGAGCTGCATACGATGCTCAAAAGCAAAAATTAGATAAAGCTCAAAAAGCAGAAGAAGTATTTAAAACTGAACTACAAAATCTTAAACAATATATAGGTGATCTTAAAAACTATGATCCAGATAATCATAATACTGGTAATTTACCTAAGATACATGAATTAATGGAAAAAATTCATAACGCTAGAGTTAAGATAAGAGGTCAGATAAGCGAAGATAATATTATGTATGAAAAAAACAAGGATTATATAGAATATGAAGATGGTAAGGGTAATAAAGTTACCCTTAAACAATATGGAGGAGTAAAGATTAAGATAAATAATGAAGAAAAGAATTTTGCTTTAGATAAAGAGGTTAATAATAAAGCAGGAGTGGAAGATTATAAAACTTTTTTTGCCGACAGTAATAAACAAATCGTACTTGGTCTTATAGACGGTTTTATCAAAAAATTCCATGAAGCTGTTGAAGCAAGAGAAGATAAGGTTGTTGAAAGAGAAAAGGACTATATTTATGAGCTTACTGTTGATGCAGATAAGTATTCTAAGCAAGATATGGATGCTATCAACTCAATATCCAAAGATTTGATTAGAGAGATTAAAGAAACTTCAGATGCTTTAGGTACTAACCATAAGTTTACTTTATACAAAGATAATGGTGCAGATAATAAAAAAGATGTAGTTATAACTATCAAAAATGCAGAGCATGCAAAAGCACTTTCTGATGCCATAGATACATTAAAAACACCTAATGGCAAAAAAATAGAAGAAGTAAGAGCTGCAGCCAAAGTTCTTATGAATGCTGGAGTGAAGCTAAAAGCAGGACAAGATCTTAGCAAGATTACTGATACTAAACAAGTAAAAGATGCTTTAGATATAAAAGAGTTTGATATAGTTTATAATAGTAAATTTAATAGTGATAAAAAAGTAAAAGAAGCTGTGCAAGCCCTTACACTAAGAGATCAATTATTTAATTTTAATGAAGATAGTTCAATGACTTCTTATTTTGAGACACAAATGGGTGAAAAAAAAGAAGAATTAAAAAAAGCTCTTGAAGAAAAAAAAGAAGAAGAAGTAAAAAAAGCACAACAAGCATTTGAAGAAGCTGAAAAAACATTTTATGATAGTGTGTCTTTAAGAGCTAATACCCTTATAGAAAATCCTAAAAACTCTCTATCATCAGCAGCTAAAGATATAATTTCTAGTATGAATGATAAAAATCTTCTTAAAAACAAGATAATACATCAAAACATGGTATCATTGATAAAAAATTCTTTAGTATCTTTCGTTAAAGCCAACGAAACCTCAATCCAATCAGCAACAAACGAAATAGGTAAAGTATCTAATCTAGATATGGTTAATTTTAGTAATCAACTATCAACACAAACAAGACTTGCTAAACTAAGCAATCCATTCAATGAAGACTTAGCATTAGCATCTGCTATAAATAAACTAAGCAATGATAAATTTGCTGATAATGGTGATAGTGTATCATCTGTAATAAAATCATATACAGATAGATTTAACAATGATAACAATATATGGGCAAATGTTATAGGTGCAAAAGGTAAAGTAAAAGATAGTTCTAATCCAGAACTACATGGCTTTAGTATAGGTTATGATAGAGCATTTGATAACACAATAGTAGGTGGATATATGACTCTTGCTAAATCAAAAGCTGATTCTAGCCTAATCAACACAAAAGCAAGCAACTATCAATTTGGTCTATATGGTAGAACATATATAGACAATAGTGAAATAGATACAAGAGTATCATTTGGTAAAGCTAAAAACAAAATTGATAGATATGTAAAAAGCAATGGTAATGTATTAACTCAAAACGGTAAATATGATACAACATATACATCATTAGCAGTTGATTATGGTTATGTTATAGATCTAAGCGATAGCTTGTTTATGAAACCATTAGTAGGATTAGATTATTCTCACTCTAAATCAAAAGCTTTCAAAGAAAGTGGAGATCTAGCATTATCATTTAATGGTGTTACTTCAAAATCTTTAAATGCTAAACTAGGTTTAGAATTTAGAAAATATGTAGACAATGGAAACTACCTATATATAACTCCAGGATTTGAAGCAGAAGTATACAAAGATGTAAAAGATCCTGTAGCTAGATTTATAGGTTCAAACAAAGACATCAAACTAAAAGCAGATGATAAAAAAGGAAGATTTGTTACACTTAAAACAGGTGCAGAATTAAAACTAACAGATGCTTTATCTACAAACGTAAACTTTGGCGTAAAAGCTAAATCAAAACAACAATACTTTGATGGAACTGTAGGACTTAAATACAAGTTCTAA
- a CDS encoding autotransporter outer membrane beta-barrel domain-containing protein: protein MKISKIACSTLLGAIIATGAFAENEKKQDYLTIKDAKDNIVKEVKAFKDSLSKVTDFYLKHYDSKKPIDVPSLKELHSHVAKLAEYFDVIKNNSNQKDVFIPKNGKDTCKDNTNDCLFAIDVKKNEVYLDGEKIAELEGNRIVFKGGDDKPLGKYKKTNKPLDESSYLKLQDFINKEVKKIADKYAEEALKKDNFKDADKKLLTEAIVTANELNNNEAQTVSSLLNVKDDKKLSGIIEEDYDAEDIAMLGKVLNKSLEDITSGFNNIDTIDAIISNTGLATNSRLAKLSNPLNDDLALAYAIKNLSDNKFADNADTLSSVVKEYTNRFNYDSNLWGNIMGGKAKLKSQANTNTYGFMLGYDKAFDNMIIGGYAGYTNAKSSSNTLTTKSDNYHFGAYTRMYIDQNEIDAKVSYGKGKNKLDRKVIIDPDFDANGKYDTKFFDASIDYGHIFDTNNNSFMKPMIGLEYSHVSTKGFKETGKVPVSFKGTTVKTLSAKAAVEFRKYIANGNFLYITPGIQKELRKSMKDTELAFVNSTENIKYASKKDKHTFFTLKTGAEMKLTDNLSTNINFGVKAKSESKYYNGTVGLSYKF from the coding sequence ATGAAAATTTCAAAGATTGCATGTAGCACATTATTAGGTGCTATTATCGCTACAGGTGCTTTTGCCGAAAATGAAAAGAAGCAAGATTATCTTACTATAAAAGATGCAAAAGATAATATTGTTAAAGAGGTTAAAGCTTTTAAAGATAGTTTATCAAAAGTTACTGATTTTTATTTAAAACATTATGATTCTAAAAAACCAATCGATGTTCCATCACTTAAAGAACTACATAGCCATGTTGCCAAATTAGCTGAATATTTTGATGTGATCAAAAACAACAGTAATCAAAAAGATGTTTTTATACCTAAAAATGGTAAAGATACCTGCAAAGATAACACAAACGATTGTCTTTTTGCTATTGATGTCAAAAAAAATGAAGTTTATCTTGATGGTGAAAAAATAGCTGAGTTAGAGGGAAATAGGATAGTATTTAAAGGTGGTGATGATAAACCGTTAGGAAAATACAAGAAAACCAATAAACCATTAGATGAGTCTTCATATTTAAAACTACAAGATTTTATAAACAAAGAAGTAAAAAAAATTGCAGATAAGTATGCAGAAGAAGCTTTAAAAAAAGATAATTTTAAAGATGCAGATAAAAAGCTTTTAACTGAAGCTATAGTAACAGCTAATGAATTAAATAACAATGAAGCTCAAACAGTATCATCTTTATTAAATGTTAAAGATGATAAAAAACTTTCTGGTATTATAGAAGAAGACTATGATGCTGAAGATATAGCTATGTTAGGTAAAGTGTTAAACAAATCTTTAGAAGATATTACCAGTGGCTTTAACAATATCGATACTATAGATGCTATAATATCAAATACTGGATTGGCTACAAACTCAAGACTTGCTAAACTAAGCAATCCATTAAATGATGATTTAGCTTTAGCTTATGCTATAAAAAATCTAAGTGATAATAAATTTGCAGATAATGCAGATACTCTTTCAAGTGTAGTAAAAGAGTATACAAATAGATTTAACTATGACAGTAACCTATGGGGAAATATCATGGGTGGTAAAGCTAAATTAAAATCTCAAGCAAATACAAATACCTATGGATTTATGCTAGGTTATGATAAAGCATTTGATAATATGATAATTGGTGGATATGCTGGATATACTAATGCTAAATCATCAAGCAATACACTAACAACCAAATCAGATAACTACCACTTTGGTGCTTATACTAGAATGTATATTGATCAAAACGAAATAGATGCTAAAGTATCTTATGGTAAAGGTAAAAACAAACTAGATAGAAAAGTAATTATAGATCCAGACTTTGATGCTAATGGTAAATATGATACTAAATTCTTTGATGCAAGTATTGATTATGGTCATATATTTGATACAAACAACAACTCTTTTATGAAACCAATGATTGGTTTAGAATATAGCCATGTAAGTACTAAAGGCTTTAAAGAAACTGGTAAAGTTCCTGTAAGCTTTAAAGGAACTACTGTAAAAACACTATCAGCTAAAGCAGCAGTAGAGTTTAGAAAATACATAGCAAACGGTAACTTCTTATACATAACTCCAGGTATACAAAAAGAGTTACGTAAAAGTATGAAAGATACAGAGCTAGCATTTGTAAACTCAACAGAAAATATCAAATATGCATCTAAAAAAGATAAGCATACATTCTTTACACTTAAAACAGGTGCAGAGATGAAACTAACTGATAATCTATCTACAAATATAAACTTTGGCGTAAAAGCTAAATCAGAATCAAAATACTACAATGGAACTGTAGGACTTTCTTATAAGTTTTAA
- a CDS encoding purine-nucleoside phosphorylase encodes MIICAGKSESFAFARSIGVGLVDASINLSEICIKEKPNELLFVGSCGIYKNGQIFDIFESKNGTNIEISSLENNSYTPFEQKIINDVSCETLINSSTFITTNQTLAYKMSDMGCDIENMEFYSVLAVAKKFDIPANGIFVATNFCNDNAHSDFIKNHKKAKEILEKYLIEKGLI; translated from the coding sequence TTGATAATTTGTGCTGGTAAGAGTGAGAGTTTTGCATTTGCAAGGTCTATCGGAGTAGGGCTTGTTGATGCGAGTATAAATTTAAGTGAGATTTGTATCAAAGAAAAACCAAATGAACTTTTGTTTGTAGGCTCTTGTGGTATTTATAAAAATGGTCAAATTTTTGATATCTTTGAAAGTAAAAACGGAACAAACATAGAAATATCATCTCTTGAAAATAACTCTTATACGCCTTTTGAACAAAAGATTATTAATGATGTTTCTTGTGAAACATTGATAAATTCATCAACATTCATAACGACAAATCAAACCCTAGCATATAAAATGTCTGATATGGGATGTGATATAGAAAATATGGAGTTTTACTCTGTTTTAGCTGTGGCTAAGAAGTTTGATATACCTGCAAATGGTATATTTGTTGCTACAAATTTTTGCAACGATAATGCACATAGTGATTTTATAAAAAATCATAAAAAAGCAAAAGAAATTTTAGAAAAATATTTAATAGAAAAAGGATTGATTTGA